The genomic window CGGTGCATCTCGGCGCCTTCCAGCCCCAGGAGAAGGAGTTGGTCTTTGACATCGACATGACAGACTACGACGATGTCCGAACGTGCTGCAGGTTCCTGGGGAGCATTGCcggcaggagctgggatggggggCCGGGCGGGGGGCACGGGGTGGCAGCCTGACCCACCCTCTCTGCCCCCCAGTTCAGCTGATATCTGCTCCAAGTGCTGGACCCTGATGACCATCGCTGTCCGTGTCATCGACCGTGCGCTCGTGGGTGAGGCTCTGGGAGACCTGCAGGTGCTGGGGTCACATCCAGACCACGCTGTGCCCCACAGCCCAGACCCCAATGCATGGGTGGGAACAGCgctctcccagggctggggggggggctcccaaggtgctgctgcagccctggctgttCCCCCCGCAGAGGACCTGGGTGTGAGGCATCGCCTGTGGGTGTATTCGGGCCGTAGGGGTGTTCACTGCTGGGTGTGCGACGACGCGGTGCGCCGGTGGTCCCCGGCACTGCGGGCGGCTGCTGTTGAGTACCTGACCCTGGTGAAGGTGGGTGTAGGGGGGCTGGGCTTCCtgcctcccccctttccccctgcaGCTGACCCCcactgtgtccccagggtggAGCAGAGACTGTGAAGAAGGTGAACATCTCTGAGCCCATCCACCCCTTCATCAGGTGGGTGGgaccctctcccctccccagcccccgtgctgctgcctgtggggTGCTGagcctccccctgctccccgcAGGCGCTCGGTCGCAGTGGTGGAGAAGTTTTTTGAGGCGTATGCACTGGTGGGCCAGGACATCCTGGGCAGCccagagagctgggagaaggTGCTGGCCCTTGTCCCGGAGGATatccttcccagagctgctcgTGCCCTGTGCTGGGTCTAGAGGGGGGGTCTATGTGGGGTCTGCACTGTTCTGCAGTCAACCTTGACCACCCAGCACAGCACCGTGGGATGCTGCGGGGTGAGTTCCCCAGGAAGAGGGACTCAGTGCAGcgctgggagctgctgaagggacAGATGGAGTGGACACGGGTGAGCGGCCATGGAGCTACCCAGGGTGTGTGGGGGGTATGTGACAggcccctgcccaccctgcagccccctgacCCTTCTGTGCCCACAGAGGGGGCCGGGGTCTGGGAAGAGTGGGCCATGCTATGCTGACTGGGAGGTCATGCTGCAGTACTGCTTCCCCCGCCTTGACATCAACGTCAGCAAAGGCCTTGGGCACTTGCTGAAGAGCCCCTTCAGCGTCCACCCCAAAACAGGTGGGTCTGGGGGTGGCACCCTCAGGGACCCCCAGGCCAGGCAGGCCTGGCAGTGACACCCCTCTCTTGCAGGTCGCATTTCAGTGCCACTGGATTTGCAGAAGCTGGACCGGTTTGACCC from Calypte anna isolate BGI_N300 chromosome 33, bCalAnn1_v1.p, whole genome shotgun sequence includes these protein-coding regions:
- the PRIM1 gene encoding DNA primase small subunit; translation: MVPFEPSALPELLPVFYRRLFPHGAYGRWLGYGGVVKNYFQMREFSFTLRDDVYVRFQSFDNPQELERELQKTNPYKIDIGAVYSHRPNQHNTVHLGAFQPQEKELVFDIDMTDYDDVRTCCSSADICSKCWTLMTIAVRVIDRALVEDLGVRHRLWVYSGRRGVHCWVCDDAVRRWSPALRAAAVEYLTLVKGGAETVKKVNISEPIHPFIRRSVAVVEKFFEAYALVGQDILGSPESWEKVLALVPEEHRGMLRGEFPRKRDSVQRWELLKGQMEWTRRGPGSGKSGPCYADWEVMLQYCFPRLDINVSKGLGHLLKSPFSVHPKTGRISVPLDLQKLDRFDPFAVPTITSLCHELDTAGDEAEQDDGGETEPKRRARDYKRTSLAPYVRVFEQFVEEMERSRRGERLRRSDLQGDF